Proteins from one Longimicrobium sp. genomic window:
- a CDS encoding beta-propeller domain-containing protein gives MAPPAPGQEAPPPALTGFQELAPPALNLENVVVTGAESVTNVQHAGVDEGGIVKTYRDFLIILRRGRLFTVRIGDDTLTPVSAVDAYAPGLDPGGAWYDEMLISGDVIAVLGYSYARGGTEVGLFQISPDGQLAYRSTWHLRADDYYSSDNYASRLVGGKLVFYSPVVLDPENPLESFPALRRWEADADEEDFRPVMPATKVYRADAPMASGEELVLHTVTVCDLAGGELACEGTAVAGHLSRVFYVSPGSVYVWVTGLDLYSDDDEPPPSVLYRMPLDGSAPSALRVEGSPVNQFSFLESGDGHLNVLVASEGEGDGMWSTSKAGGDLALMRVPLRRFGTGRQAVPASAYRDIPDVGDGGDIHNRFVGDYLLYGAGAGWGGPPDTPAASLFAVPYRGGGAVTTLSFPHGVDRIEAMGSGAVIVGTDGRDLHFSGVRLGAVPEFVHRYTRPNASQGELRSHGFFYKPEAQDVGMLGLPIRGPGRPGYEHLFRESASILYLRNQAFRLNELGTLAANDSAAVDDACRASCVDWYGNARPLFLRGRVFALLGYELVEGRVDDGRIRETRRVVYFRQPASAAGDGGK, from the coding sequence ATGGCGCCACCCGCACCGGGCCAGGAAGCGCCTCCCCCGGCCCTGACCGGGTTCCAGGAGCTCGCTCCCCCCGCGCTGAACCTGGAGAACGTGGTCGTGACGGGGGCGGAATCCGTCACGAACGTGCAGCATGCGGGGGTGGACGAGGGCGGCATCGTAAAGACGTACCGCGACTTCCTGATCATCCTGCGGCGCGGTCGCCTGTTCACCGTACGCATTGGCGACGACACCCTGACGCCCGTGTCGGCGGTGGACGCGTACGCGCCGGGGCTGGACCCCGGGGGCGCATGGTACGACGAGATGCTGATCTCCGGTGACGTGATCGCCGTCCTCGGCTACAGCTACGCGCGCGGCGGCACGGAGGTGGGACTGTTCCAGATCTCGCCCGACGGGCAGCTGGCGTATCGCTCCACCTGGCACCTGCGCGCCGACGACTACTACTCGTCAGACAACTACGCCAGCCGGCTGGTAGGCGGCAAGCTGGTGTTCTACTCGCCCGTCGTGCTCGACCCCGAGAACCCGTTGGAGTCGTTTCCCGCCCTGCGCCGGTGGGAGGCGGACGCGGACGAGGAAGATTTCCGGCCGGTGATGCCAGCCACGAAGGTGTACCGCGCCGACGCGCCGATGGCGAGCGGTGAAGAGCTGGTGCTTCACACCGTCACCGTCTGCGACCTGGCGGGCGGTGAGCTGGCGTGCGAAGGGACCGCGGTGGCGGGTCACCTGAGCCGCGTGTTCTACGTGTCGCCCGGCTCGGTGTACGTGTGGGTGACGGGGCTGGACCTGTACTCCGACGATGACGAGCCGCCACCTTCCGTGCTCTATCGCATGCCGCTGGACGGGTCGGCCCCGAGCGCGCTGCGGGTGGAGGGCAGCCCCGTGAACCAGTTCTCCTTCCTGGAAAGCGGCGACGGGCACCTGAACGTGCTGGTCGCTTCCGAAGGCGAGGGCGACGGAATGTGGTCGACCAGCAAGGCCGGCGGCGACCTGGCGCTGATGCGCGTGCCGCTGCGCCGCTTCGGCACGGGGCGCCAGGCCGTGCCCGCGTCGGCGTACCGCGACATCCCGGACGTGGGCGATGGCGGCGACATCCACAATCGCTTCGTGGGCGACTATCTGCTGTACGGCGCCGGCGCGGGATGGGGCGGCCCGCCGGACACGCCCGCCGCCTCGCTCTTCGCCGTGCCGTACCGGGGCGGCGGCGCGGTGACCACGCTGTCTTTTCCGCACGGGGTAGATCGCATCGAGGCGATGGGATCGGGCGCGGTGATCGTGGGGACGGATGGGCGCGATCTCCACTTCTCCGGCGTGCGCCTGGGTGCCGTGCCGGAGTTCGTGCACCGCTACACACGCCCGAATGCGTCACAGGGCGAGCTGCGCAGCCATGGCTTCTTCTACAAGCCCGAGGCGCAGGACGTGGGGATGCTGGGGCTTCCCATCCGCGGGCCGGGACGCCCGGGATACGAGCACCTGTTCCGCGAATCGGCGTCCATCCTGTACCTGCGCAACCAGGCATTCCGGCTGAACGAGCTGGGGACGCTGGCGGCGAACGACTCCGCGGCGGTGGACGATGCCTGCCGCGCGTCGTGCGTGGACTGGTACGGCAACGCTCGTCCGCTCTTTCTGCGCGGACGGGTGTTCGCGCTGCTCGGCTACGAGCTTGTGGAGGGACGGGTGGATGATGGGCGCATCCGCGAGACGCGGCGGGTGGTGTACTTCCGGCAGCCTGCGTCGGCAGCGGGGGACGGCGGGAAGTAG